The Bombus fervidus isolate BK054 chromosome 1, iyBomFerv1, whole genome shotgun sequence genome includes a window with the following:
- the Pak3 gene encoding p21 (RAC1) activated kinase 3, with protein MSLNITKLFSRKKTGPVDTVAEIGLPTNVSHKFHVSKNAETGQLEGLPESWIRLLNTQISKSEQDENPAAALQAIKYYNYSMKRKPEEKVFKPFVTEDLIEEESQEIDKILSKKRHSEDSDGSSSASSTDSQVQRLPELPPKVNKIPKPTPRIYPDRVEKTLTEILEDLNTYQIEDDQLPENGSEQNKVEESPILRRKTECSTVKLNDEEIFEELRAICHDGDPNLRFEKTKEVGAGASGTVFIASDVQTDQKVAIKDIDLSKQPKKELILTEIKVLKEFQHPNLVNFLDAYLLNEHLWVIMELLEGGPLTDVVTETIMKEAQIAAVCREVLNAISFLHTRGIIHRDIKSDNVLLGMNGAVKVTDFGFCANIDGDEKRQTMVGTPYWMAPEVVTRKQYGKKVDIWSLGIMAIEMIEGEPPYMKETPLRALYLIAAIGKPSIPRWDTLSPTFQNFLERCLAVEVDERATADELLSHPFLENCAELTSLIPLIRTAQRILHKVFH; from the coding sequence ATGAGTCTTAATATAACAAAGTTATTTTCAAGGAAGAAAACTGGTCCGGTTGATACAGTCGCTGAGATTGGTTTACCTACTAACGTTTCTCATAAATTTCATGTGAGTAAAAATGCCGAAACTGGACAATTGGAAGGTCTTCCCGAATCTTGGATTCGTCTGTTGAATACGCAAATATCAAAATCAGAACAGGATGAGAACCCTGCTGCAGCTTTACAAgccattaaatattacaattattctaTGAAACGAAAACCAGaggaaaaagtatttaaacctTTTGTTACGGAAGATTTGATCGAGGAAGAGTCtcaagaaattgataaaattttgtcgAAGAAACGTCACTCTGAAGATTCTGATGGATCGAGCTCTGCAAGTTCTACGGATAGTCAAGTGCAAAGGTTACCCGAACTTCCACCAAAAGTGAATAAGATTCCAAAACCTACACCACGAATATATCCTGATAGGGTTGAGAAAACTCTTACTGAGATTCTTGAagatttaaatacatatcaaATTGAAGATGATCAGTTGCCTGAGAATGGAAGTGAACAAAATAAAGTAGAAGAGAGTCCCATTTTGCGAAGGAAGACAGAATGTTCAACGGTAAAGCTTAATGACGAAGAGATTTTTGAAGAACTTCGAGCTATCTGCCACGATGGAGATCCAAATCTTCGCTTTGAAAAAACTAAAGAAGTTGGAGCTGGTGCTTCAGGTACTGTATTCATAGCTAGCGATGTACAAACTGATCAAAAAGTTGCTATAAAAGACATAGATTTATCAAAGCAGCCTAAAAAAGAGCTTATATTGACTGAAATTAAAGTTCTCAAAGAATTTCAACATCCAAATCTGGTTAATTTCTTGGATGCATACCTTTTAAATGAACATCTCTGGGTTATTATGGAATTATTAGAAGGTGGGCCACTTACAGATGTTGTTACTGAAACTATAATGAAAGAAGCACAAATCGCAGCAGTTTGTAGAGAAGTTCTAAATGCAATTAGTTTTTTACATACAAGAGGAATTATTCATAGAGATATCAAATCAGATAATGTACTTCTTGGTATGAACGGTGCTGTGAAAGTTACAGATTTTGGTTTTTGTGCTAATATCGATGGTGACGAAAAACGTCAAACTATGGTTGGTACTCCATACTGGATGGCACCAGAAGTAGTGACCAGAAAACAATATGGTAAAAAAGTAGATATTTGGTCTTTAGGTATTATGGCTATTGAAATGATAGAAGGTGAACCACCTTATATGAAAGAAACACCTTTAAGagctttatatttaattgctGCCATTGGTAAACCTTCTATTCCCAGGTGGGATACTCTAAGTCCGACATTTCAAAACTTCTTAGAGAGATGTTTGGCAGTTGAAGTCGATGAAAGGGCAACTGCTGATGAATTATTGTCTCAtccatttttagaaaattgcgCGGAATTAACAAGTCTGATACCCTTAATAAGAACAGCGCAAAGAATTCTTCATAAAGTGTTccactaa